The DNA sequence TGTACGTGATCCCGTCGCAGTCGATGGAGGAGACCCTCCACGGCTGCCCGGGGTGCAACAACGACCGCGTGCTGGTCGACAAGCTGGTCTACGACTTCACCGACATCGAGCCGGGCGAGGTCGTGGTCTTCCGCGGCCCCGAGACCTGGGGCAACAACGACTTCACGTCGAACCGGTCGGACAACCCGATCGTGGCGGGCATCCAGTCGGTCGCCTCGCTGGTCGGGCTCGCGCCGCCGGACGAGCGGGACTTCGTCAAGCGGGTCATCGCGGTCGGCGGGCAGACCGTCGAGTGCTGTGACGAGCAGCACCGCGTGAAGGTCGACGGCAAGCCGCTGGACGAGCCGTACATCTACTGGCAGCCGGGCACCTCGCCGGAGAACCACGACCCGTTCGAGCCGGTCAAGGTCCCCGAGGGCCACCTCTGGGTGATGGGCGACAACCGCACCAACTCCACCGACTCGCGCAAGCAGGGCGGTGGCGGCCTGGCGGGCACCGTGCCCGAGGAGAACGTCATCGGCAAGGCCCGGGTCATCGTGCTGCCGCCGTCGCGCTGGCAGGGCATCGGGGACCACAACCCGCAGGCCGTCGCGCTGGGCGCGCCCGCGTGGCAGGGCGCCATCCCGGCGGGCGCCGGCCTGGCCGCGGCGTGGCCGCTGGTGTTCTTCGGCCGCAAGGTCCGGAGGCGGTTGACCAGGGCCTCACAGCCCTGATCGGTACGCTGACCGGGTGGTAGACGTCGCATCGTCGCGCGGGTCCTCCGACGAGGGGGACCCGGAGCACGAGGAGAAGGTCGAGCAGTGGCGTGCCCGTGCGCGCAAGACGACCAAGCGCAAGGGTTCGTTCTGGAAAGAGCTGCCGATCCTGATCGGTGTCGCGGTGGTGCTCGCGGTGCTGATCCAGTCGTTCCTGGCGAAGGTCTACATGATCCCGTCGGAGTCGATGGAGCAGACGCTGCACGGCTGCTCCGGCAGCTGCTTCGGCGACCGGGTGCTGGTCGACAAGCTGACCTACGACTTCACCGAGCCCGAGCCCGGTGACGTGGTGGTCTTCCACGGCCCGGACAGCTGGATCAACCAGGACTTCGTCGCCGCCGAGCCGACGAACCCGGTGGTCAAGGCGGTGCAGGGGCTCGGTTCGCTGCTGGGGTTCCCCTCGGCGAACGAGGAGGACTTCGTCAAGCGGGTCATCGCGGTCGGCGGGCAGACCGTGCAGTGCTGCGACGACCGCAACCGGGTGCTGGTCGACGGCAAGCCGCTGGACGAGCCGTACGTGTACTGGGCGCCGGGCCGCAGCACCGTGCAGGAGTCGTTCGGCGAGCTGAAGATCCCCGAGGGCTACCTGTTCGTGCTGGGTGACAACCGCAACGACTCGTGCGACTCGCGGTGCCAGGGCGACGGCCGCGAGGGCGGTCTCGTGCCGGTGGACAACGTGGTGGGCAAGGCCAGGCTGATCGTGCTGCCGCCGTCGCGCTGGCAGGGCATCGGGGACCACAACCCGCAGGCCGTGGCCATCGGCGCGCCCGCGTGGCAGGACGCCCTGCCGGCCGGTGCCGGTCTCGCCGCGGCGTGGCCCGTGCTGCTGCTGGGCAAGCGGGTGAGGGCGCGGTTCCGGGGTTCGCGGCTGGGATAAGGTCGACAGGTGATCCGCAAGCCGCCTCGTGTCCAGGTTCGGCAGACCGCGGGCATCTGGGCGTTCGAGGCCGCGCTGGACCGGCGCGGGTTCGGCCCGGTGGCCGGCGTGGACGAGGCCGGTCGGGGCGCGTGCGCGGGGCCGCTGGTGGTGGCGTCGTGCGTGCTCAAGCCGGGTGACGCGGCGAAGTTCGACGGGCTCACCGACTCGAAGCTGCTCACCGCCGCCGCGCGGGACCGGATGTACGACCTGGTGCTCAAGCGGGCGCGGGACTACGCGGTGATCGTGGTCCCGGCCGCCGAGGTCGACCTGATCGGCGTGCACGTGGCGAACATCGAGGGCATGCGGCGCGCCGTCGCACGATTGGGTGCACATCCTGGGTACGTCTTGACGGACGGCTTCCCGGTGCCGGGTCTCACCGCGCCGAACATGCCGGTGGTCAAGGGCGACCGGGTGGCCGCGTGCGTCGCGGCGGCGTCCGTGCTGGCCAAGGTCACGCGGGACCGGATCATGGCCGGGTTGCACGAGGAACTGCCCGTCTACGGGTTCGACGTGCACAAGGGCTACAGCACCCCCGAGCACGCGGCGGCGCTGGCGGAGCACGGCCCGAGTGCGCAACACCGCTGGTCGTATGCGAACGTGGCCGCCGCGGCGCAACGGCACGGGCTGGAACCGCCGCACCGGGTGGCGCGCGGCGTGGTCGCCGCCGCCGTGGTCCAGAATGGGACAACCCCGCAGACCAGCGGTGGCAGGCTCGCGACGAGGAGGGGCGCGGATTCGATGATTACCCGCGCGGAGGCGTAATGAGTGCAGAGGATCTCGAGAAGTACGAGACCGAGATGGAGCTGTCGCTGTACAAGGAGTACCGCGACATCGTCAGCCAGTTCTCGTTCGTCGTGGAGACCGAGCGGCGGTTCTACCTGGCCAACTCGGTGGACGTGCAGGTCCGCAACGCGGACGGCGAGGTCTACTTCGAGGTGCGGATGTCCGACGCGTGGGTGTGGGACATGTACCGCCCCGCCCGGTTCGTGAAGAACGTCCGGGTGATCACCTTCAAGGACGTCAACGTCGAGGAGCTGGACAAACCCGAGCTGAGGCTGCCCGAGGACGGTCCGTTCAACTCCTGACACCCGCAAAGTCGCAGGGGCCCGCCCGAAGGGGGCGGGCCCCTTTGCGTCTTTCGCCCATAGCACGCGATACCGACGATTCTCCGCGCGCTGTCCACAGCCCCTGAAGTTGTCCACAGCCGGCGAACTCCCCGTCGCCGGCCCCCCTCCCGCTCGGCAAGGTCGACACCAGGACCGAACGCGGAGGAGCGGGACATGAGCACGGCGACCGAGTTGGGCCGGCGCGGCGAGGACGCGGCGTGCCGTTACCTGGAGCACCAGGGGTTGTCGATCCTGGCGCGCAACTGGCGGTGCGACGACGGCGAGTTGGACGTCGTGGCGACCGACGGCGCGCGGCTGGTGGTGGTCGAGGTGAAGTGCCGTTCGGGCACCTCGCGGGGCACGCCGCTGGAGGCCGTGACGCCGGAGCAGCTGGAGCGGGTCCGCCGGGCGGCGTTGCGCTGGCTGAGCGCCCACCGGGTCGGCCGGGTGGAGATCCGGTTCGACGTGATCGCGATCGAGTGGCCGCCCGAGGGCAGGGTCCGGCTGCACCACCTGCGGGGCGTGTGATGGCGCTCGCGCGGACGTGGTCGGTGGCGTTGTCCGGGGTGGACGGCGTTCCGGTGGAGATCGAGGCCGATGTCGGCGTCGGGACGGTGAAGACGCAGCTCCTGGGCCTGCCGGACGCCGCGCTGCACGAGTCGAAGGACCGGGTGAAGGCGGCCGTGCGCAACAGCGGGCACGACTGGCCGTCCCAGCGCGTGACGCTCGGCCTGTCGCCGGCCACGCTGCCGAAGAACGGTTCCGGCTACGACCTGGCCATCGCGTGCGCCGTGCTGGCCGCGGCGAAGACGATCCCCGGTGAGCGCCTGGCCGGCACGGTCCTGCTGGGCGAGTTGGCCCTCGACGGCCGGGTGCGTGCCGTCCGGGGTGTGCTGCCGGCGTTGCTGGCGGCGCGGCGGGCGGGCCTGACCGAGGCGGTCGTCCCGGCGGACGTGCTCCGCGAAGCCGCGCTGGTCGAGGGCATGACGGTGCGCGGGGCCGCGACCCTGACCGAGGTCCTGTCGTGGCTGACCGGCGAGCACGGCCTCCACCGCACCACCCCGCCCGCCCCGGCCCCGCCACGGGACGGCCCGGACCTGGCGGACGTCATCGGCCAGCCGGAGGCGAGGTGGGCCCTGGAGGTCGCCGCGGCGGGCGGGCACCACATCCTGCTCACCGGCCCGCCGGGGACGGGCAAGACGATGCTGGCCCAACGCCTGGCTGGCCTGCTGCCGCCGTTGTCGCAGGAGGAGGCGCTGGGCGTGACGGCGGTGCACTCCGTCGCCGGGTTGCTGACCCCGGAGTCCCCGCTGGTCACCACGCCCCCGTTCATCTCGCTGCACCACTCGACGTCCACCGCGGCGCTGATCGGCGGCGGCACCGGCATGGCGAAACCCGGCGCGATGAGCCGAGCCCACCGGGGCGTGCTGTTCCTGGACGAGGCGAGGGAGTTCGGCGCGGCCAAGCTGGAGGCACTGCGCACCGCGCTGGAGGAGGGCGAGGTCCGGTTGGCCCGGCGGGACGGCATCGTCCGCTACCCGGCCCGGTTCCAGCTCGTGCTGGCGACCAACCCGTGCCCGTGCGCGCCGCCGAAGGACATCGACTGCGTCTGCCTCCCCGCGGCCCGCAGGCGCTACCAGAGCAAGCTCTCCGGCCCCCTGCTGGACCGGGTGGACCTGCGCGTCGTGATGCGGCCCCTCACCGCCATGAGCGGCATCGAGGTCTCCCCACCGGAACCGACCGCCACCGTCCGCGAACGGGTCCACAAAGCCCGCACCAGGGCCACCGAACGCTGGTCCGCCCACGGCTGGCTGACCAACGCCGAGGTTCCGGGCCCGGCCCTGCGCCGCGAGTACGCCCTGCCCCGCCCGGTCACCGCCGTCCTGGACCGAGCCCTGACCACGGGCGCCCTGACCGGCCGCGGCGCCGACCGCTGCCTCCGCGTCGCCTGGACCCTGGCCGACCTGGCCGAAGCCGACCGCCCGACCGCCGACCACGTGGCCGCCGCCCTGGAATTCCGAGAGCGCAGGAAGTCATGACCACCGAACCGACCTCACCACCCCGACCCCTCACCCCACCCACCACCTCTCAGCACTCAACCCCACCTGCCCGCACCAGCCGCGCCCTCGCCTCACCTCCCAGTCGGACCTCGACCCCTCCGGCCTCCACCGCAGCACCCCCGATCCTCGCCACCGCCTCCACCGCCTCCACCGCCCCGGCGCCCACCTCCACCACATCGCTTCCCCCGTCGCCACCCTGCACCGCCTCAGCTCCCGGCCGGCCACCCTCCACCTCACGGCCCCCCGCATCGCCGCCGTCCTTCGACTCGTCCTGCTCCCCGTCCTCCGCAGTGCGGGGAGATCTCGAGCCCGGCCCTCCCGGAACCAAGGCGGATCCGGCGGCCCGCCCCGGTCGGGACGAGTGGTGGCGGTGGTCGTGAGCGATGACGAGGTCCGGTTGGCGCGTGCCTACCTGTCGCGGGTGGCGGAACCGCCGGCGGCGGCGTTGGCGCGGTTCGTCGCGGAGGTCGGTCCGGTGCGGGCGGCGGAGATGGTCCGGGCCGGTGAGGTGCCTCCCGGGGTCGACAGCCAGACGTCGGCGCGGCGGGCGTTGGACCAGGCCGAGCAGGACCTGGAGGCGGCGGCGGAGATCGGTGGGCGTCTGCTGATCCCCGAAGACGACGAGTGGCCCCGCTGGCCCTTCAACGCCTTGGCCATCGCCGCCGCCAACGGGCTGCGCTGTGGGGTGGAGCCGTTGGCGCTGTGGGTCCGCGGCGACGCCAGTCTGGCCGCGATCACCGAACGCGCGGTCGCGGTGGTGGGCAGTCGGGCGGCTTCCGGGTACGGGCAGCACGTCGCGGGCGAGTTCGGGTTCGGGTTGGCCGAGGCCGGGGTCACGGTGGTGTCCGGTGCCGCCCTCGGTATCGACGGTGCCGCCCACCGGGGCGCGATCGTGGCGGGCGGCCTGACGATCGCCGTGCTGGCCTGCGGCATCGACGTCGCGTACCCCGCGGCCCACCGCGCCCTGCTGGACCGCATCCCGAGCCAAGGCCTGGTGGTGAGCGAGTACCCGCCGACGCACACGCCCGCACGTCATCGGTTCCTGACGCGGAACCGCCTCATCGCCGCTCTGGCCGAGGGCACGGTGGTGGTGGAAGCCGGGCGGCGCAGTGGTGCGAAGAACACGGCGGCGTCCACGACGGCGCTCGGTCGCGTGCTCATGGCCGTCCCCGGACCGATCACGTCGATCAGCTCGTCCGGCTGCAACGAACTGCTGCGAGCCGGGGTCGCGCTGCCGCTGACCAGCGCCGCCGAGATCATCGAGTCGACCGGGCGGCTCGGCGTCGACCTGGTCGAGGCCACCAGGAACACCGACACCGGACCGCCGCAGGGTGACGCGATGCGGGTCTTCGAAGCGCTCGGGCTGACGTTCGGGCACAGCCCGGAGGCGATCTCCGTGGAGTCCGGAGTGGAACTGGCTCGGGTGCGCGCTTTGTTGCCCCAACTGGAACTGGCCAGTCTCGCCGAGCGCACGGAAAGCGGTTGGAAGCGCTCCCAGGACGGGAGTTGGCGTGGCGATACTTGACCAAGAGCGCTCGAGGGCGCAGCGTCAGGGGCTATGTCCCCGCCGCCGCCCGCTCGGACACGTCGTGTCGACCTGGTTCGCCTGCGTCGCGCGCTGCCCGGGGACGTCGCGACGGCTCTGGACCGCTACGAGCGCCACCTCGCGATGGAACGCGGCCTCTCGCCGCACACGGTGCGCGCGTACCTCGGCGACGTGGTCGCCCTGCTGGTCCACTTAGCCGGGGACACGCCCGACAACGCCACCGTGGAAGCGATCGACCTGGCCGGGCTGCGGTCGTGGCTGGCTTCCCAGCACTCCGCCGGCGCGAGCCGGACGACGATGGCCAGGCGCGCCGCGTCCGCCCGCACGTTCACCGCCTGGGCCGCCCGCGACGGTCTGCTCGCCGCCGATCCCGGCCCGCGGCTCTCCGCACCCCGACCCCATCGGACGCTTCCCGCCGTGTTGCGGCCGGAGCAGGCCGACGCCGCCATGGCAGTTGCCGGAGTAGGCGCGGAACAGGGCGATCCGGTTGCGCTGCGTGACCGAGCCGTGGTGGAGTTGCTGTACGCAACAGGTGTCCGGGTCGCCGAGTTGTGCGGTCTCGACCTCGACGACGTGGACTACTCCCAAAGGGTGATTCGGGTTCTGGGCAAGGGCAGTCGCGAACGCACCGTGCCGTTCGGCGTTCCGGCCGAACGGGCAGTACGGCGCTGGGTGGAGCACGGCCGATCCGCCCTGGTCACCGACCGTTCACCACGCGCGCTGCTGCTCGGTGCGCGAGGCGGTCGGCTCGACCCGCGTACCGCCAGGCGAGTTGTCCACGATGTAGTGGGTGCGGTTCCCGGCACGGCCGACACCGGGCCCCACGGCCTGCGCCACTCCGCGGCCACGCACCTGCTGGAAGGGGGAGCGGACCTGCGCACCGTCCAAGAGCTTCTTGGTCACGCTACGCTCGCAACGACTCAGCTCTACACACACGTCACCGTCGAACGGCTGAAGGCGATCCATGACCGAACCCACCCCCGCTCCTGACGTCGCAGGGGGAGGTTCGCGGACCGCAACCGTGACCTCTCCCTCCGCCGCGCACGTCGGGACGTCGTCGGCGGCGCGCACCCCGACCGGGACGAACGGTCACCACGTCGACGACGAGCCGCTGCGCACGAACGGGCACGCCCTGCCCGCGGTGCCGGGCAGACCGGCGCACGCCGCATCCGAATCGCGCACCGCCGATGACGTGGAAGCCGGGATCATCGCGCTGTGGCACACCTACGGCGAATCCCGCCGGCAAGCCCTGCGCGACCGCCTGGTGCTGCACTACGCGCCGCTGGTCAAGTACGTCGCCGGCCGGGTCGGCACCGGCCTGCCCGCGCACGTCGACGTGGCCGACCTGATCCAGTCGGGCATCTTCGGCCTGGTCGACGCGATCGAGAAGTTCGAGCC is a window from the Saccharothrix saharensis genome containing:
- a CDS encoding DUF2469 domain-containing protein; its protein translation is MSAEDLEKYETEMELSLYKEYRDIVSQFSFVVETERRFYLANSVDVQVRNADGEVYFEVRMSDAWVWDMYRPARFVKNVRVITFKDVNVEELDKPELRLPEDGPFNS
- the lepB gene encoding signal peptidase I; amino-acid sequence: MVDVASSRGSSDEGDPEHEEKVEQWRARARKTTKRKGSFWKELPILIGVAVVLAVLIQSFLAKVYMIPSESMEQTLHGCSGSCFGDRVLVDKLTYDFTEPEPGDVVVFHGPDSWINQDFVAAEPTNPVVKAVQGLGSLLGFPSANEEDFVKRVIAVGGQTVQCCDDRNRVLVDGKPLDEPYVYWAPGRSTVQESFGELKIPEGYLFVLGDNRNDSCDSRCQGDGREGGLVPVDNVVGKARLIVLPPSRWQGIGDHNPQAVAIGAPAWQDALPAGAGLAAAWPVLLLGKRVRARFRGSRLG
- a CDS encoding tyrosine recombinase XerC, whose product is MSPPPPARTRRVDLVRLRRALPGDVATALDRYERHLAMERGLSPHTVRAYLGDVVALLVHLAGDTPDNATVEAIDLAGLRSWLASQHSAGASRTTMARRAASARTFTAWAARDGLLAADPGPRLSAPRPHRTLPAVLRPEQADAAMAVAGVGAEQGDPVALRDRAVVELLYATGVRVAELCGLDLDDVDYSQRVIRVLGKGSRERTVPFGVPAERAVRRWVEHGRSALVTDRSPRALLLGARGGRLDPRTARRVVHDVVGAVPGTADTGPHGLRHSAATHLLEGGADLRTVQELLGHATLATTQLYTHVTVERLKAIHDRTHPRS
- the dprA gene encoding DNA-processing protein DprA, producing MSDDEVRLARAYLSRVAEPPAAALARFVAEVGPVRAAEMVRAGEVPPGVDSQTSARRALDQAEQDLEAAAEIGGRLLIPEDDEWPRWPFNALAIAAANGLRCGVEPLALWVRGDASLAAITERAVAVVGSRAASGYGQHVAGEFGFGLAEAGVTVVSGAALGIDGAAHRGAIVAGGLTIAVLACGIDVAYPAAHRALLDRIPSQGLVVSEYPPTHTPARHRFLTRNRLIAALAEGTVVVEAGRRSGAKNTAASTTALGRVLMAVPGPITSISSSGCNELLRAGVALPLTSAAEIIESTGRLGVDLVEATRNTDTGPPQGDAMRVFEALGLTFGHSPEAISVESGVELARVRALLPQLELASLAERTESGWKRSQDGSWRGDT
- the lepB gene encoding signal peptidase I, with product MADPVHRSADEDGQDPAVESTPDSAAGGRSKKDKKKPPLWRELLVLGATALVLTILIQTFLARVYVIPSQSMEETLHGCPGCNNDRVLVDKLVYDFTDIEPGEVVVFRGPETWGNNDFTSNRSDNPIVAGIQSVASLVGLAPPDERDFVKRVIAVGGQTVECCDEQHRVKVDGKPLDEPYIYWQPGTSPENHDPFEPVKVPEGHLWVMGDNRTNSTDSRKQGGGGLAGTVPEENVIGKARVIVLPPSRWQGIGDHNPQAVALGAPAWQGAIPAGAGLAAAWPLVFFGRKVRRRLTRASQP
- a CDS encoding YraN family protein, with protein sequence MSTATELGRRGEDAACRYLEHQGLSILARNWRCDDGELDVVATDGARLVVVEVKCRSGTSRGTPLEAVTPEQLERVRRAALRWLSAHRVGRVEIRFDVIAIEWPPEGRVRLHHLRGV
- a CDS encoding YifB family Mg chelatase-like AAA ATPase, with translation MALARTWSVALSGVDGVPVEIEADVGVGTVKTQLLGLPDAALHESKDRVKAAVRNSGHDWPSQRVTLGLSPATLPKNGSGYDLAIACAVLAAAKTIPGERLAGTVLLGELALDGRVRAVRGVLPALLAARRAGLTEAVVPADVLREAALVEGMTVRGAATLTEVLSWLTGEHGLHRTTPPAPAPPRDGPDLADVIGQPEARWALEVAAAGGHHILLTGPPGTGKTMLAQRLAGLLPPLSQEEALGVTAVHSVAGLLTPESPLVTTPPFISLHHSTSTAALIGGGTGMAKPGAMSRAHRGVLFLDEAREFGAAKLEALRTALEEGEVRLARRDGIVRYPARFQLVLATNPCPCAPPKDIDCVCLPAARRRYQSKLSGPLLDRVDLRVVMRPLTAMSGIEVSPPEPTATVRERVHKARTRATERWSAHGWLTNAEVPGPALRREYALPRPVTAVLDRALTTGALTGRGADRCLRVAWTLADLAEADRPTADHVAAALEFRERRKS
- a CDS encoding ribonuclease HII yields the protein MIRKPPRVQVRQTAGIWAFEAALDRRGFGPVAGVDEAGRGACAGPLVVASCVLKPGDAAKFDGLTDSKLLTAAARDRMYDLVLKRARDYAVIVVPAAEVDLIGVHVANIEGMRRAVARLGAHPGYVLTDGFPVPGLTAPNMPVVKGDRVAACVAAASVLAKVTRDRIMAGLHEELPVYGFDVHKGYSTPEHAAALAEHGPSAQHRWSYANVAAAAQRHGLEPPHRVARGVVAAAVVQNGTTPQTSGGRLATRRGADSMITRAEA